Proteins from one Carassius gibelio isolate Cgi1373 ecotype wild population from Czech Republic chromosome A25, carGib1.2-hapl.c, whole genome shotgun sequence genomic window:
- the LOC127946709 gene encoding pleckstrin homology-like domain family A member 2 produces MKKPSVGRRLQRRLHKALGHSYSCLFFQNPSITKRATEMTGSEISHVLKEGELEKRSDNLLQFWKRKTCVLTTDSLNIYTDNQKKNKSKELKLQAIRKVDCVERTGKFVYFTIVTTDNKEIDFRCPGEENCWNAVITMALIDFQNRKAIQDFKTRQESEDTSLGQQERCMARAP; encoded by the coding sequence ATGAAGAAGCCCAGCGTCGGTCGGCGACTTCAGCGGAGATTACACAAGGCTCTGGGACATTCGTATTCCTGCCTTTTCTTTCAAAACCCGAGCATTACCAAACGCGCCACCGAAATGACGGGCTCGGAGATCTCCCACGTCCTGAAGGAGGGCGAGCTGGAGAAGAGGAGCGACAACCTCCTCCAGTTCTGGAAGAGGAAGACCTGCGTCCTCACCACGGACAGCCTGAACATCTACACGGACAACCAGAAGAAGAACAAGAGCAAAGAGCTCAAGCTGCAGGCCATCAGGAAGGTGGACTGTGTGGAGCGCACCGGGAAGTTCGTGTACTTCACCATCGTGACCACAGACAACAAAGAGATCGACTTCAGGTGCCCAGGCGAGGAGAACTGCTGGAATGCAGTCATCACAATGGCTCTGATTGACTTTCAGAACAGAAAAGCCATTCAGGACTTTAAAACACGACAGGAATCTGAGGACACTTCTCTGGGACAGCAGGAGAGGTGCATGGCTAGAGCACCTTGA